The following is a genomic window from uncultured Draconibacterium sp..
TTGCCGGACGAGATCTAACCTTTGAGCAAGACTCTGTTACCCATAAACTTTCTGATTATTACGAAGTACTTAATGTGCGTTTTGCCCAATACGTTAAAGCCGATCTGGAATTGAGAAAAGCATTTCAGATTGACCGTTATAATTACGTTGTGGGGCGGTTGTTTGGTGGAGTAGGGTTGCCTTACGGAAACTCACCTTTCTTGCCTTTTGAAAAGCAATATTTTGCCGGCGGAGCAAATGGCATTCGTGCGTGGCAGGTTCGTTCGCTTGGGCCGGGAAGCTATACCCCGGAAGATGAGAATGCTTATCCAAACCAGTCGTCGGACATTAAACTGGAGGCCAATATCGAATACCGCTTTCGTTTGTTGGGTTCGTTAGAGGGGGCATTGTTTGTAGATGCCGGAAACATTTGGGCCATTAACAGTAACGATAACCGCGAAGGCGCGGTATTTAAAGTCGACAAGTTTTACAAGCAGATTGCTGTTGGTACCGGAACCGGTTTCCGCTTCGATCTATCATATTTTATTCTTCGTACTGATATTGGGATGAAGCTTCGCGCCCCTGCTGCCCCCGTGGGGAAACGGTGGATTATTGGTAGCCGGGGCTACAAGAGAGACGATTTTACTTTTTCGTTTGCCATTGGTTATCCGTTTTAAGTTTTTCGCAGCAAGCCGGACGAATTTTTTCATTTCTGTAGTTCGCAGCAAGTAGCGTGATTTTGCGTTGTTTTATGGCTCTTTCCCGTGTAAGGCTCTTTGTTTGGAATCCGAATTTTAAATTTTGGTGGCGATTCCTATCAACCACGAATGTTTTTATGAAGGTTTGCTGGTTATGAATTATTTTTTTGCATTTTTGGGGCTTAAATTTTTACATATTGTTAGTTAAAGGAGGGGAAAACTCTCAAAATATTAATTTCTATGTCAAGTCTTCCTTCGGGTAACCGCGATTCTTTTAGTTCAAAATTTGGTGTTATAGCAGCAGCTGCTGGTTCGGCAGTTGGGTTAGGTAATATCTGGAAATTTCCGTACATCGCCGGAGTTTATGGAGGTGCTGCTTTCCTCTTTGTTTACCTGGCTTTTATACTTGCCATTGGCTTGCCGGTTATGCTATCGGAGCTGATTATTGGTAGGAGCTCAAGAAAAAATGCTTTTGGTGCGTTTAAAGTTCTTGCTCCGGGTACAGCTTGGCGATATATTGGTATTATAGGTGTAGGGGCTGCATTTTTGATTTTATCGTTTTACGGCGTTGTTGCCGGTTGGAGCATAGAATATATTGTCTTATCTCTGAAGAATGGATTTTCAGCAAAAAGCCCTGATGAGATAGGAATGTTATTTACAACACTTATTGAATCGCCTGTTAAGCCGGTTATATTTCAACTAATATTTATGGTAATGAGTGCTGCAATTGTTATTGTTGGTATTCAAAAAGGGATTGAGAAATACACAAAAATTTTAATGCCAATGTTGGTTATTATTCTTGTTTTTTTGTGTGTTAAATCGGTTTCGCTTGAAGGAGCAAAAGCAGGCTTGATTTTTTTGTTTAAACCCGATTTCTCGAAACTTACTGCCGACGGCATATTAAGTGCATTAGGGCATGCCTTTTTTACACTTAGCCTTGGTATGGGAACACTTATTACCTACGGATCATATGTACAGAAAGATAATAACTTGGTAAATACGGTTATAAATGTAACAGTTGCCGATACCGTAATTGCATTAATGGCGGGGATTGCCATTTTTCCGGCTGTGTTCGCTTTTGGTATCGAGCCAAGCCAGGGACCCGGCCTTATTTTTATTACGCTACCCAATGTGTTCCACCAAATGCCGGGGGGCTATATTTTTGCAATTTTATTTTTTGTACTCCTGTCGGTAGCCGCATTAACCTCGTCCATTTCAATTCTCGAAGTTGTTGTGGCCTATTTTAAAGAAGAATTTAATATGGGCCGTAAGGCGTCAACCGTTTTGGCAACCGTTCTTATTTCTTTATTAGGAGTTTTATGCTCGTTGTCAATGGGGGTGTTATCGCCATATACATTGTTCGGATTGAATATTTTTGACTTAATGGACTGGATATCGGCTAACTTGTTTCTGCCAATTGGAGGTATGTTTATTGCCTTATTTATTGGTTGGTATTTCGGGCGTAAAAAAGTTCAGGAAGAAGTATCGCAGGGAGGAACACTTTCCGGAGCGCTTTTGTCTATATTTATGTTCCTGGTAAAATTTATTGCCCCAATAGCTATTGCCATCGTAATGCTGAATAATTTCGGGCTGTTAAAATTCTAATTTCCCGGTAGCCATTTGGGCTTTTCGAACAGGAGTTATGGAGCTCCATCATTCGGTTGGTGCATTGTGTAAGAGGATATTCTGGCGCGATTGTATTGTTTTGTTTACTTAGTTTCAATATTGTAACTTAGCAGAACGTCAGTCATTGTCAACAATTTAGCCCAGATACAATGAGAAAAGCCTGGCTCAAAATAAAAAATGGATTTCTTTCCTATTCCAGAGGCGATCGTGTTGGTATTATTATCTTATCAATCTTGATTTTGCTGTTGTTGGGAGCTAATGCTTTCGTGAAAAGAATAGCACCTAAGCCCTATTATACTTCGGAACAATTTCTTGAAATACAGGCGCAGTGGGATGCAGCCTGGCAGCAAAATGATAATGGAGAGGTATTAAGTCTTTTTAATTTTAATCCGAATATCATCGATGAAAGTGCGCTCGACTCGTTGGATGTGCCTGAAGAAATTAAACGGAACATCATAAAATATCGTGCAGCCGGCGGAAGTTTTAAATCGAAAAATGATTTGCGAAAACTTTACGGAATGAGTGATTCTGTTTTTCAGCATGTTGCTCCATACATTGTTATCCCTGAAAATTCTTCAAAAAAGCAAACAAAAAGTATTGACAAGTCAGTGGCCAAACAACCTTCTGGGTTTTTTGATCCGAATACGGCAGACAAAGACGAATTGGAATATTTTGGCTTTAATTCTTATCAGGCCAATAATATTGTGTCGTATCGAAATAGCGGTGGAAGTTATCGACAGCCAGAGGATCTTTTAAAGATCTATGGACTTGATTCGGCTACTTTAGCAAAGATATCCCCTTACTTGAAAATAGAGCTTGTTATGGAGCCGCCAGAAGCCTCGCCAAACGAATTGTTTATTGTAGAACTAAATAGTGCCGATACTTCAGACCTAATTCAGCTAAATGGGATAGGTTCGGTTTATGCATCGCGAATTATTAAATACCGTAACCTGCTTGGTGGCTTTTACAAAACCAATCAATTAATGGAAGTATATGGTTTTTCGGAAGAGCTTTTCGCGGCCATAAAACCTTTTGTTGCTATTGATACAACAGCAATAAACCCAATTCGGATTAACTATGCCGAATTCTCAGAAATGATCAGACATCCATATTTTGATAAATCGAAGGTAAGTGCAATATTAAATGAAAAGGATAAAAACGGACCCATAAAAAGAATTTCAGATTTGGAGGCACTTGATTCTATTGATGCTGAGTTTATTGATAAAGTAAGGCCATATGTTACCTGCCGTTAAAAAAGCTAAAACTATTTTTTCGCGGTAGGAATTATTATTTTTTTGCTTTAAATTTGATATGCTATGAATTATTTCTAAATTTGCGCCTCAATTTAAAAAATGTAAATCCGAAAGATATGATTATTATTCCGGTAAAAGAAGGCGAAAATATTGAAAGAGCTTTAAAAAGGTTCAAGAGAAAATTCGAGAAAACTGGCGTTATCAAAGAATTACGTGATCGTCAGAAGTTCACCAAGCCTTCTGTAAGAAGAAGGGAAGAATTGAAGAAGGCAGCATACGTGCAAGGCTTGCAACAACAGGAAGACTAAAGTTTTCTTTGGTGATTCCTGAATTTATTAGTTTAGATGGCCAATGAGTTATCAGGAATCGTTTATCAATTTTTTGAAGTATGAGAAGAGATATTCTCCTCATACGGTGAAAGCATATAAAAAAGACCTCGATCGGTTTGTGGAATTTTACACAAAAATGGTCGGGGATTTTATTGTTAAAGATGTTGATCTCCAACTACTGCGTTCTTGGGTGGTAGACTTAATGGAGCACGATTATAGTCCGAGTTCGGTAAGCAGAATGATGACGGCAGTAAAGTCGTTCTATAACTTTTTGCTTCGCGAACAAGTTGTTGATGTTAATCCGGCTATAAATGTTCCGCTTCCTAAAATTAGGAAGAAGTTGCCACATTTTGTTGAGGAAAATAATCTGAATCATTTGTTAGATGATGATCTTTTTGATAATGGGTTCAGAGGGAGGAGAGATAAATTGATCATTTCTTTATTTTACGGGACCGGCATTCGTTTGGCAGAATTAATTAACCTAAAAGATCGGGATTTTAATACTACCGAATACTTGGTAAAGGTGCTGGGGAAAAGGAATAAAGAACGGATTGTACCATATCCAAGAGAAATTAACCAGTTGTTTGCAGATTATTTAGCTGTAAGAGATAGTGAAATAGTAAACAATAGTGGCTATTTATTTGTAACGGAGAAAGGCAAGCAGATTTACGAAAAACTGGTTTACCGCGTTGTTAAAAGTAATTTAGCCAGGGTGACATCTCTTGAAAAGAAGAGCCCGCATGTTTTGAGGCATACTTACGCAACACATTTGTTGAATAATGGTGCCGATCTTAATGCAGTAAAAGAATTGCTGGGGCATGCAAATTTGGCAGCAACTCAGGTGTATACGCATACTACATTCGAGAAGCTGCAACAGAGTTATAAACAAGCCCACCCTCGGGGTGGTAAAAACGATTGATTATGGAAGTAAAAATTAATTCAGTGCATTTTAACGCCGACCAGAAGTTGGTGGAATTCGTAAACAAAAAAGTAAACAAACTGGATACTTTTTTTGATGGTATATTAAAGGCGGAGGTAATTCTTAAGGTTGCAAAGCCCGAGGCAGCAAATAATAAAGTTTCTGAGTTAAAAGTTTCCATTCCTTCTCAAGACTATTTGTTCGCAAAAAAGCAGGCAGATACATTTGAAGAAGCGACAGATTTAGCCATTGATGCTATTAAGAAACAGCTAGTTAAATACAAGGAAAAATTGAAGAATAAATAATATTTGAAAATTAGAGACTAAATCTTAGTTTTTTAAAATAATATTTTTACATTTGCACACCCTTTTTAGGGGCGTTCTGAAGACAACTGAAAATATGGTGCTTTGTAGAGGACTGAAGCTTTTGAAGTGATTTTTTGATTTTCGCTTTGCAACGAAAAAAATGAGAAAAATCGAAAAAAAAAGTACATGATTAGATAAAAATATTCGGTTGTTTGGAAAAAAGTTGTAATTTTGCACGGCATTTTTGCCAGTAGACTATAAGCGGGAATAGCTCAGTTGATAGAGCATTAGCCTTCCAAGCTAAGGGTCGCGGGTTTGAGTCCCGTTTCCCGCTCAGAACAGAGATTGGAATTTTGAATAAGCAGTTATTCTTAATTCCCGTCTCTTTGTGTGTTTAAGGCCGGAGTAGCTCAGGGGTAGAGCGCATCCTTGGTAAGGATGAGGTCACGAGTTCAATTCTCGTCTTCGGCTCAGATGATTTAAAAGATAATAAATTAAAATTTTGCAATTATGGCTAAAGAACATTTTAACAGGGACAAGGACCATGTGAACATTGGTACTATCGGCCACGTTGACCATGGTAAAACTACCTTAACAGCTGCTATTACTACAGTTTTAGCAAAAAAAGGCTTTTGTGAAATAAAAGCATTTGATCAGATTGATAATGCTCCTGAGGAGAAAGAAAGGGGTATTACAATTAACACTGCTCACGTTGAGTACGAAACAGCAACTCGTCACTACGCACACGTTGACTGTCCGGGTCACGCCGACTACGTGAAGAACATGGTAACTGGTGCTGCCCAGATGGACGGTGCTATTATTGTTGTTGCTGCTACTGATGGTCCTATGCCACAGACTCGCGAGCATATTCTTCTTGCACGTCAGGTAAACGTTCCTCGTTTGGTTGTATTCCTGAATAAAGTGGATATGGTTGACGACGAAGAGTTGTTAGAATTAGTTGAAATGGAAGTTCGTGAATTGTTAGACTTCTACGAATTCGACGGAGATAACACTCCTGTTATACAAGGATCTGCTCTTGGTGGATTGAACGGAGAGCCAGAGTGGGAAGAAAAAATTCTTGAGTTGATGCAAGCATGTGATGACTGGATTCCACTTCCTCCACGTGATGTTGAAAAACCATTCTTGATGCCTGTTGAGGACGTATTCTCAATTACAGGTCGTGGAACAGTTGCAACTGGTCGTATCGAAACTGGTATTATTCACACAGGTGATGAAAT
Proteins encoded in this region:
- a CDS encoding sodium-dependent transporter, with the protein product MSSLPSGNRDSFSSKFGVIAAAAGSAVGLGNIWKFPYIAGVYGGAAFLFVYLAFILAIGLPVMLSELIIGRSSRKNAFGAFKVLAPGTAWRYIGIIGVGAAFLILSFYGVVAGWSIEYIVLSLKNGFSAKSPDEIGMLFTTLIESPVKPVIFQLIFMVMSAAIVIVGIQKGIEKYTKILMPMLVIILVFLCVKSVSLEGAKAGLIFLFKPDFSKLTADGILSALGHAFFTLSLGMGTLITYGSYVQKDNNLVNTVINVTVADTVIALMAGIAIFPAVFAFGIEPSQGPGLIFITLPNVFHQMPGGYIFAILFFVLLSVAALTSSISILEVVVAYFKEEFNMGRKASTVLATVLISLLGVLCSLSMGVLSPYTLFGLNIFDLMDWISANLFLPIGGMFIALFIGWYFGRKKVQEEVSQGGTLSGALLSIFMFLVKFIAPIAIAIVMLNNFGLLKF
- a CDS encoding helix-hairpin-helix domain-containing protein, giving the protein MRKAWLKIKNGFLSYSRGDRVGIIILSILILLLLGANAFVKRIAPKPYYTSEQFLEIQAQWDAAWQQNDNGEVLSLFNFNPNIIDESALDSLDVPEEIKRNIIKYRAAGGSFKSKNDLRKLYGMSDSVFQHVAPYIVIPENSSKKQTKSIDKSVAKQPSGFFDPNTADKDELEYFGFNSYQANNIVSYRNSGGSYRQPEDLLKIYGLDSATLAKISPYLKIELVMEPPEASPNELFIVELNSADTSDLIQLNGIGSVYASRIIKYRNLLGGFYKTNQLMEVYGFSEELFAAIKPFVAIDTTAINPIRINYAEFSEMIRHPYFDKSKVSAILNEKDKNGPIKRISDLEALDSIDAEFIDKVRPYVTCR
- the rpsU gene encoding 30S ribosomal protein S21, with product MIIIPVKEGENIERALKRFKRKFEKTGVIKELRDRQKFTKPSVRRREELKKAAYVQGLQQQED
- a CDS encoding tyrosine-type recombinase/integrase — protein: MSYQESFINFLKYEKRYSPHTVKAYKKDLDRFVEFYTKMVGDFIVKDVDLQLLRSWVVDLMEHDYSPSSVSRMMTAVKSFYNFLLREQVVDVNPAINVPLPKIRKKLPHFVEENNLNHLLDDDLFDNGFRGRRDKLIISLFYGTGIRLAELINLKDRDFNTTEYLVKVLGKRNKERIVPYPREINQLFADYLAVRDSEIVNNSGYLFVTEKGKQIYEKLVYRVVKSNLARVTSLEKKSPHVLRHTYATHLLNNGADLNAVKELLGHANLAATQVYTHTTFEKLQQSYKQAHPRGGKND
- the raiA gene encoding ribosome-associated translation inhibitor RaiA, producing the protein MEVKINSVHFNADQKLVEFVNKKVNKLDTFFDGILKAEVILKVAKPEAANNKVSELKVSIPSQDYLFAKKQADTFEEATDLAIDAIKKQLVKYKEKLKNK
- the tuf gene encoding elongation factor Tu; this translates as MAKEHFNRDKDHVNIGTIGHVDHGKTTLTAAITTVLAKKGFCEIKAFDQIDNAPEEKERGITINTAHVEYETATRHYAHVDCPGHADYVKNMVTGAAQMDGAIIVVAATDGPMPQTREHILLARQVNVPRLVVFLNKVDMVDDEELLELVEMEVRELLDFYEFDGDNTPVIQGSALGGLNGEPEWEEKILELMQACDDWIPLPPRDVEKPFLMPVEDVFSITGRGTVATGRIETGIIHTGDEMQLIGLGAEGRKTVCTGVEMFRKILDEGQAGDNVGLLLRGVDKKEIKRGQILAKPGSITPHNKFKAEVYVLKKEEGGRHTPFHNKYRPQFYLRTLDVTGEIHLEEGREMVMPGDNVTIEVDLIYPVALNLGLRFAIREGGRTVGAGQITEIL